The Apodemus sylvaticus chromosome 22, mApoSyl1.1, whole genome shotgun sequence genome includes a region encoding these proteins:
- the LOC127672916 gene encoding DNA-directed RNA polymerases I and III subunit RPAC2, with amino-acid sequence MEDDQELERKISGLKTSMAEGERKTALEMVQAAGTDRQCVTFVLHEEDHTLGNCLRYIIMKNPEVEFCGYTTTHPSESKINLRIQTRGALPAVEPFQKGLTELMNACQCVLVKFEASIKDYKNKKASRSEPTF; translated from the exons ATGGAAGACgatcaggagctggagag AAAAATATCAGGATTGAAGACCTCAATGGCTGAAGGCGAGAGGAAGACAGCCCTGGAAATGGTCCAGGCGGCTGGAACAGATAGACAGTGTGTGACATTTGTACTGCACGAGGAGGACCATACCCTAGGGAACTGTCTGCGGTACATAATCATGAAGAACCCGGAAGTGGAATTTTGTGGTTACACTACGACCCATCCTTCAGAGAGCAAAATTAATTTGCGAATTCAGACACGGGGTGCACTTCCAGCTGTTGAGCCGTTTCAGAAAGGCCTGACAGAGCTCATGAATGCCTGCCAGTGTGTGCTtgtcaagtttgaggccagcataaaggactataaaaataaaaaggcaagcaGAAGCGAACCCACGTTCTAG